Below is a genomic region from Roseovarius arcticus.
TGGGCGCGGGGTGGCGGCCTGTGCCGTCCCAGACCAGCACCCTACCTTCGGGCTTGGCCTGACCGCCAATGACATCCCACGCGGATATCACCAGATCGGCGCCTGCACCAAACTCTGTCTGCGGTAGGCCCCCGGTGGCGAGGATCACCAGATCGGGGTTTAGCGCCTCGATGTCGGCGGCCTCCATGTAGGCGTTGTAGTGGACGTTAACGCCTGCGCGCTCCAGCTCGGCCAGTCGCCAGTCTATGATGCCCGACAGATCGCGGCGCCAGCCGGTGGCGGCCAGCACCAACTGCCCGCCCGGCTGCGCTGCGGCCTCGTGCACGCTGACATCATGCCCGCGCAGGGCCAGTACGCGCGCCGCCTCAAGGCCGCCGGGGCCAGCGCCGACGACAACGGCACGGCGCCTACGGCCCGCCAATTTCACGTCATGCGGCAGCAGTGTCTCGCGGCCCGTGACGGCGTTATGCAGGCATTTGGGACGGTATTGCGACTGGCAATGCTGCGCGCCGACGCATGGCCTGATGCGGTCCTCTTGCCCCGCCGCCAACTTAGCCACCAGGTGCGGATCAGCGATTTGTGCGCGCGTCATTCCGGCCATGTCCAAATGGCCCGCCGCCACCGCATGCCGGGCCGACGCAAGGTCGGATATACGCGCCGCATGGAACACCGGCAGGCCGACCTCGCGCTTGAACCGTCCGACATTTTCGACCCACGGCGCGATAGGCGTGCCAATTCCCGGCATATTCTCCATCACCAAGGCGCGCATGGTGTCCATTGAGCCGTAGATGGCGTTAAAGAAATCGATGCCGCCCGCCGCCTGTAGCATTTGCGCGGCGCGTACGCTTTCCTCGGGCCGAAGCATCCCGTCTGGACCTTCGTCCACGACCCAGCGGATGCCGATGATAAACGCGTCGCTTGTGGCCTCGCGCATTGCCTCATGCACCATCAGGGTAAAGCGCATTCGGTTCTCCAGCGAGCCGCCGAATGCGTCAGTGCGCAGGTTCGTGCGGGGCGACAGGAACTGGCCCAGAATATGCCCGCCGGTCAGCGTCTCGATCCCGTCAAGGCCGCCCTCCTCGCAGCGCTTGGCGGCGGCGGCATAGGCCGCGATCACGCGGTCTATGTCGTGGCGGTCCATCTCGCGCGGGATGGCGCGGTGCAGCGTTTCGCGCAGCGCCGAGGGGGCGATGGCGGGCATCCATTCGTCTTGGTATGGGTCAGCGCGGCGACCCAAGTGAGTGATCTGGCACATCAGCGCCGCGCCGTTTTCGTGCATCCGGTCTGAGAATTTTTGCAGATGCGGGATGATCCCGTCATCGCCCACATTCAACTGGCTAAAGATATTGGGGCTGTCCGCCGCGACATTGGACGAGCCGCCGAACATCGACAGGCCGATACCGCCGCGCGCCTTTTCGGCGTGATAGGACTGGTAGGCCTCCTGCGGATAGCCGCCCACCTGTAGTCCGCAGGCGTGGCTGGTCGACATGATCCGGTTGCGGATCGTCAGCCCCCGGATTTGCAGTGGTTGCAGCAGTGGATCGCGGGTGGCGGCGCTGGGTGTATCCTTCATGGGGTGTCCTTTCAGACTTAATCTGGCCGGGTAAAGGGTTGCGCGGTGCGGGTTAGCCCGCCATCGACGCGGATATTTTGCCCGGTGATGTAGGTGGCGTTCTCGCCCGCGAGAAAGGCGACTACGGCGGCGATCTCATCGGGCCTGCCGGGGCGGCCGAGGGGGACGTGGGCGGCGACCTCGCGCAGCCGATCGGGCGTGTATTTGGCGCGCAGGGCGTCCGTCATAATATAGCCGGGCGCGACGGCGTTGACGGTAACGCCGTGATGCGCGACCTCGGCGGCCAACGCTGCGGTCATGCCGTCCAGTCCGAATTTCGACGCGCAATAGGCCGTGTTGCCGGGATTGCCAAGCACGCTCCAGATTGAGGTGATACTGACGATGCGGCCCCAGCCCTGCGACGTCATATGCGGCAGACACGCGCGGGTCAGCGCGTAGGGGCTAGTAAGGTTCGCGGTCATCATCTGCGCCAGCGTTCCGGCATCCGTGTCGACCATAGTACCCTTGATATTGATCCCGGCGTTGTTGATCAGGATATCGGGTCTGAGGGTATCCGCGGCCTCCGTACAGGCGCGCTGCAGCGAGGCCGGATCGTGGTAATCCAACTGCATATAGCCAATGCTGGCGTCCAGGCCTTCGGGCCGCGCATCCGCACGCCCGGTGATGGTGCAGGCATTGCCCGCTGCCGCCAGAACCGCCGCGATGGCCGCGCCGATGCCGGTGCCTGCGCCGGTGATCAGGGCTGTGCGGCTCATGGCGCATCCTCGTAGAGATAGCAGGCCGTGCGATGGGCAGGGCCGGTGCGGCGGGCATCGGGATGCACCTTTGCGCAAACCTCCATGGCGTGAGGACAGCGGCCCAGATAGCGGCAGGCGCGGGTATCGTCGCGCAGCGGGTTGTAAATGTCGCGCGTGCTCGCTCCGGCATGTCGCCCCTTGTCTAGCGTGCCCAGCAACTCTTGCGTGTAAGGGTGCCGGGGGTCCGCATAGACGGCCTTCGTCGGCCCAACCTCCAACAGCTTGCCAAAGTACATGATCGCAATACGGTCGCACAGAAAGCGGGCGACATGCAGGTCGTGGGTGACAAAAACGATGGTCAGATCATGCGTGTCGCGCAGGCGTTTCAGCAAGTTCAGGATCTGCGCGCGCACCGATACGTCCAGCTTGCTGACAGCCTCATCGGCGAACAATACCTTAGGCCGCGTCGCCAGCGCCCGCGCAATGGCGGCGCGTTGCAACTGCCCGCCTGACAGCTCATGGGGAAAGCGACCTCTGAACTGCGCGCCGAGCCCAACATCGACCAAGAGCGCATCAATTGCGCTATCCATATCCTTCTTTCCGGCCAAGCCATGCAGGCGCAGCGGAATTGCCAGCGCCTGCGCGACAGTGTGGCGCGGGTTCAGCGAGCTAAGCGGGTCTTGAAATACCATCTGCATCGCGCCGCTGCTAAGATCCAATGGCGCGCCATCTAGCGTTACGGCGCCGCTGGAAACGGGATGCAGGCCAAGGGCGGCCTTGCAGATCGTCGTCTTGCCACTGCCGCTCTCCCCTACAACGCCCAAAATTTCGCCGCGGCTGACAGCCAGATCGACATGATCGACAGCGTTAAAGACGGTGCTGCGGCCCTGTAATTGCGAGAGCAGCCCTGTCCCGGCGCCAAAGCTGACGACGACATCGTCAAATCGCAGGAACGGATCGGTGGCGGCAGTTAGTGTTGCGGCGTTCATGACTGCACCCCGGCCCGGTCGGCCTTGATGCAGCGCACTTCGCCGTGGCTCGGCACATGGTGCAGCGGGATAGCGTGATCGCACGCCGCCTCGTGCAGGGGGCAGCGCGGGGCAAATCGGCAGCGATTATCAGGCCATTGCCCGGTGCCGACCTCGCCTGCGATTTCGGTCAAGGTGTCCACATCGCCCTCCAGCTCGCGCGCGGTCTGGACGAGCCCTCGGGTGTAGGGGTGGCGGGGTCTTTGCATCAGCGCCTCGGTCGCGCCCTGCTCTACGATCTGGCCTGCGTACATCACGATGATGCTGTCGCTGATCTGCTCTGCAATTGTCATGTCGTGCGTGATAAAGATAAAAGACGCGTCCACCTCGCGGCGCAGCTTGTCAAAGAGGTCAATGATCTGCCGCTCCACCAGATTGTCGAGGTTCGTGGTCGGCTCATCCGCGACGATCAGCGATGGTCGTGCGAACATTACCAGTGCGATCAGGCAGCGTTGCAACATCCCGCCGCTTAGTTGGTGGGGATACTTGCGCAGCGCAGTTTTCGGGTCAGCGATATCGACCTGCCTCAGCGCCTCGGCGGCGCCCTGCATGATGTCGCTATGCCCGGCTGGATGGCGGCGCCCGGCGGCGGCGAAGTGCCAGCCGATGGTTTTTACCGGATTAAAACTGCCGACCGGGTCCTGAAAGATCATAGCCAGCTCGCCGCCGCGCAGCGCGTCGAACTCGGCGGCTGGAAGCGTGGCAATATCGCGCCCCTTATAAAGGATGTGATCGGCCTTCAGCGATCCGGTGGCGGGCAGCAGGCGCAGCAGTGCCTTTGACGTCACAGTCTTGCCCGATCCGCTCTCGCCGATGAGGCCCAGCACTTTGCCATGCTCAAGCGTGAAGCTGACATTCGACGAGACTGGCAAATCGCCCGAACCGAGGCGAAAGCTGACGTTCAGGTTTTTTACATCAAGTAGCGGCGCGCTCATGCGTCCCTCGCTTTCAGTCGCGGGTCTGCCAAATCACGCAGGCCGTCGCCCAAGAGGTTCAGCGCTAATAGCGCGATGGTCACGGTGAGGCCCGTCATGGTCAGCACCCATGGCGCGCGGCGGAAATATTCCTGCCCGTCGGCCATGATGACGCCCAAGGACGGGGTAGGCGGCTGCACACCGAGGCCAATGAATGACAGCCCGCTCTCAATGACGATGCCAAAGGCGACAGCGATGCTGGCCTGCACCAAGATGGGCGCCGAAATGTTTGGCAATATCTCGCGGAACAAGATGCGCGTCGTGCTTTGCCCCATGACTTTCGCGGCCTGAACATAGGCATCGCCGCGCACGATTTCGGTCGTGTTACGCGTGATGCGGGCAAATATGGGCAGGTAGACCAGCATAATCGCCAGCGCCACGTTGGTCACGCCAAAGCCGAGTGCAACCATGAGGAAGAGCGCGAGCACGAACGCCGGAAAGGCGAACAGCAGATCAACGACGCGCATCACGATCGCGTCGAACCAGCCGCCGAGGTAGCCGGCAAACAGCCCCGCCGTGATCCCTATGCACATCGCCGCCAACACGCCCGAGACGGAGATCAGCAGCGATATGCGCGCCCCCTCCATCACGCGGGCCAGCACGTCCCGGCCAAGGCTATCAGTGCCGAACGGGTGCGACCACGAGGGCGGTTTTAGCACGGCGGTGAAATCGAATGCCCCGCTGCCCCAAGGCGAGATGATCGGCCCGATGGCTATGGTGAGCAAAAATAACGCGGTAATCGTCGACCCGGCCAGTGCCGCGCGGTTTTGCATGAGGATTTTAAGTTTCATGGTGCTACCTCGCGCGCCGCGGGTCGAGCGCCGCACAGATCAGATCGACGACGTAGTTGACGCCCAGAACGATGGCCAAAAACATCACCGCGCAGGCCTGCACCACGAAATAATCGCGCGCAAATGCCGCCTCGACCATCAGCGAGCCGACACCATTGACGCCAAAAATCCGCTCGATAATGACGACGCCGCCCAGAAGGTAGCGGATCTGGAGGCCGATCACGACGATGAACGGGATCACCGAATTGCGAAAAACGTGATGAACGAACCGAAAGCGCCCTGAATGGCCTAGCGATTTGGCGACGGTCACATGCTCGCGGTCCAGATTTTCGATCAGCGAGGTGCGCAGCGTGCGCGTGAACACGGCCGCCATCGGCGCGGCGATAGCCAGTGCCGGCAAGAAGCCGGAGTGAAGCGCGCCTACGATCGACTCCGACGCCGGGATGAAACCGTAGGAAGGAAAGAGCCCGAGGCCGATGGATAGGCCAAGGATCAGCATGTAGCCGAACCAAAAGTCTGGCATTGATACGCCAAGGACGGCCAGAGATGTCGCGCCCGTGTCGATGAAATTGCCGCGATTTACAGCGGCCAGCGTGCCAAGGATCAGGGCCAGAACGACCGCGATGCTCATGGCGTATAGTCCGATAAAGATTGTATTTGGCAGGCGAAACGCAAGCAGTTCGCCAATGTCTGCACCCGACGATACCGACAGAGACTGGCCGAAATCGAACCGCAGGATGCCGCCCAGCCAATCGAAATATTGCACCAACAGCGGCGCGTCGAGGCCCCTCTCGGCATTAAATCTGGCGATCGTTTCGGGCGTTGCAAAGTCGCCCAGCACCACCAGCGCCGGATCGCCCGGCGCGGCCTTCATCACAAAGAACACAACGACGGTGCCAACCAGCATCGTGATCAGCGCGCCGCCGAGGCGTGTCAGGAAATACTTGAGGCCGGAGGGCATTCAGGCGTCTCTCACTTGGGTAGGGATGCCCCGCACACATGGGCGCGAGGCGTCTTTGTTATCGCAAAGTCAGCAATCCTTGACCTCGGCCAGTTGCGCGCCAAAGCCTGAATAGGGCCGCTGCACGAAGCCCTGCACCTTTGGGGCGAGCAGATTATGCACGTTGCTCTCAAAGCACGGCAGGACCGGGCAGTCCTTGATCGCCAGCGCCTCGGCCTGGCGATAAAGCTCGCCGCGCGGGCCCAGATCCAGTATGCGACGGGCCTCCTCCAGCAGGGCGTCAACCTGCGGGTTCGAGTATTTCTCGTAGTTGCGCGACCCGTTGGTGTGATAAATCTCGTACGCGTATTCGTCGGGGTCAATGAGGCCTAGCCAACCCCAGATTGACGCTTGGAAATCGCCTGCCTGCTTGCGCTGGTAAACCGTGCCGCTATCGGACACCTCGACCGTGAAGTTCACGCCCAGCACCTGATTGACCTGCAGCACGAACACCTCGGCAAAACGCTTCCACCAGCCTGAGCCCCATGTCAGCACGGTCGCCTCGGTGCCGGCCCCGTACTTGGACAGCGCCAGCTCTTTTAGCGCCTCCTCGGGATTCATCATTGTCTCGGCGGGCGCATCCTGGGTCGCGGCCCATGAGATTGAGTTCGGCACGACGCCGTTCGCGGTGCGGCCCTCGCCAAAGAGGACAACATCCACCATCGCCTGGCGGTCAAACGCCATCGAAACGGCACGGCGGAAATGAACGTCGTCAAAGGGCGCGACGGCATTGTTAACGCTGATAAATCGGGTGTTGGTGCCGGGTGCCTTCAGCACCTGAACACGGTCGTCGTTTTCCAGATCGGGAATGTCTGCGAAGGGTGCGGTGCTGGTCAGATCAATGCTGCCACCCAGAAGGGCGGTGACGCCTGCCGACTCCTCGGCGATCAGGGGGATTTCGACGATATCGACCATAGGCAAGCCGTCCTCGAAATACTCGGTGTGCTTGGCCAGCGTAAGCGACGCGCCGGGCTGATACTCGGTTAGCTTAAAGGGGCCGGTGCCGACAGGATTGGTCGCGAAATCATCGGGCGTGCCGTCTTTGAGCAGGTGCATCGGGACGATTTGGCTGCCGGTGCGCGTGTTCGTCAGATAGCTGAGCATTGGTGCGAACGGCTCGGCGGTCTCAATCTCGACGGTGTAGGCGTCAGGCGTGCGAATTTCGGAAATAGGCGCAAACTTAGATTGGTGCGGCGAAGCGGTCGCGTCATCACGCAGCCGGTCCAGCGTAAACTTGACATCCGCCGAGGTCATTTCGACGCCGTCATGGAATTTCACGCCCTCACGTAGCTTAAACCGCAGGATCGTTGGGCTGACACTCTCATAGCTTTCTGCCAGATCTGGGACGATATTCATGCTCTCATCGAACTTCAGCAGGCAGTTGAAAACGCCCCAAACGACGTAGGATTCCGGGATCAGCGTGGTCTGCGCCGGGTCTAGTGTATTGATAACATTATATCCCGTGATGCCCGCGCGTAGCGTGCCGCACGCGGCCTCGGCGCGCCCGGCCCAGAGCGGCAGCATCGCGAGGGTGGTCGCGGCAGCGCCCGATTTCAGAATCGCCCTGCGGCTAACCTTGTGGCTGATGTTGCTTGGTTTTGTCATTGTCAGTCCTCCCTTTTTTTATTGTTCAGGTTGATTTGATTTTGCGGTGTAGCCCGAACAAACGTTCGGTCTGTTCGGCAAACCGCGCAAGTTCTTCGTCGCGCCGGGTATCGGTCCAGCCCAGCTCTTGGGCCATCACGGCCGCGACGGATGCGGCCTCGTTAGGGGTGAAATCATGGCGCAACCCTGTGCCGCTGCGCCGGTAGAGGACGCCCATGAGGGTGCGGGCATGTTCATTCTGCACGGCGGCGCGCACGTCGGCGATAGTGTAGTTGATGCCGGGCGCAATGCGGGGGGAATTTGTATTCTCCAGCGGCATCCGTGGCGCGTAGTGCAGCACACGGCTTTGCCCGCCGGGCGTCAGTGACGCTTGGAGTTTGCGCGTGACCTCGCGGCCCGCGTCGCGGTGGCTCATCACTGGGGCGGCGGTCATGGCATAAACGCCTTCGAGGCCGTCGTCGCCCAGATCGTGCAGAACGCGGCTGCGGTTGCCCTTGGGATGCGCTGGATCGTAGGTCAGCGGGCGCACCCCGGCCCAAGTGCGCAGAACGCTCGCGCGTGTGACGTTCAGGCCGGGAAAGAGCGCTGCCGCCTCGGATAACAGAAATTCCATATCGGCGGCGTCGACATGGATATCGTCGGGATCGCCGTCATACGCTGTCTCGGTCGGGCCGATATAGTGGTGGTCGTGCCACGGGATGCAATAGAACGGCTCGCCCGCGCTATTGATCGTAGTGATCCCTTGGCCGCGATACTGATCTGGCAGTTTGATGACAATATGCGCGCCTTTTGTGCCAAAGATGCGGCGCTGCGAGTGCTGGCCGCCGCTGCCCAGCACCCGGTCGATCCAGATGCCGGCCATCGTCATCACCCGCCGTGCGCCAACCTGCGCGCGTGCGCCGCCACGGCCTTCTAACATGACTTTGCGCACGCCGCCTTGGGCACCGCCCAGTGTCGCGCGGGTGTAGTTCAGCGCAGTTGCACCTGCATCCTCGGCGTCGAGGATCGCGTCGATGCAGATCCGTTCGGGCCAATTGAATTGATACTCGGTAAAGCGCGCAGCCGCCTTTAGCTGGTGATGCCTGGCAAGTGCGGCGACGATGGGCTGCTCCAGCGCGGCGCCGCGATTTAATCGCTGATAATCCAGCGGCACGTCGTTCGGCGCGAGCTGCTTGAGCAGGCCAAAGGCAAGGTCGGTCTGCCATGCGCTATAGGGCCCGTCCTCGTAAATGGGAAAGAAGAAGTCGATAGGGCGCACCCGCTGCGGCGCGGTCAGCACCATCTCGCGGCGTTCGCGCATTGCGGCGCGCGCCATGCGCAGCGACGTCAGAAATCTGCTGGGATGCCGCGTGAAATAGCGCACTGGTTGCGGCGCCTCGAAGTAGCGCAAACCGCAATGCAGGAGGCGGCTAGAGCGGCTGGTGGAGCCAGAAGCGAAGTCATTTTTTTCCGCCAAAAGGACAGAATATCCTGCCGCTGCCGCCTCGCGTGCTGAGCTGGCGCCTATGATGCCGCCCCCGATGATAACGACGTCAAATACGCGGCCATCCAGGGCTGCCAGATCGCCAGTGCTGATCGCATGTGCATCCATATGCCGCAGCATGAGGCGTGCGCGTCACTCGGTCAAATGCCCAGCGGTTCGGACACTATGACTAAATGTTATACCGCCAGCAATGCGTCGATCCCCGCTACCAGCCGACTGCGATGCGCGCGCAGCACTGTCAGAAATTCGCCGGTCACGCGCGATCGCGGTTGGTGGCGCGGATAAAGGATGCCGACGCGAAACATCAGCTCGGGAGCGAAGCGGCGAAAGACGATGCCGCCGCCTGTGTTGCCCGCCGCTGTGAACAGATCAATCAGTCCGATACCCTGACCGCGACGAACCATCGCGCAGACGCCAGCTGCATATGTCGTCTCGCACAGGATATGGGGCACAGCGCCCGCATCGGCCAGCGCGGCGTCCATCAGCCGCCGCGCGACAGTCTCGGGGCTGAGGCTGACCATCCGCTCGCCATGCAGATCGGCGGGGGTGATAACATCGCGCGCGGTCAGCCTGTGATCCTCGGGCAGAGCCATGACATACGGAAGGTCGCAGAAATTCTCCCGCTCGATACCCGGACGCTCGAACGGGAATTCCGCGATGCCCAGATCGACCTGCTGCGATGATACCCACTCTTCGACGCGCATCGAGAGTTGCAGGTCATAACGGATCTTGATCTCGGGCTGCACCGTTTTGAACGCAGTGATTGCGTCGGGCAGAAACGTCAGGCCGAGGGCTGGCATCGACGCTATGTGCAGGCTTCCGCGCCGCCCCTGCTTGATATCCTCGGCGGCCGAGGTCAGGCGGTTGTAGCTGGCAAATGCGCGCTGCAATTCCTCGTAAAAGAGACGCCCCTCTGCCGTGGGCACCATGCGCCCGCTGCGCCGGTCAAATAATGCCAGACCCAGCGACGCCTCTAACGCGTCAATCAGCCGACTGACGGCTGGCTGGGAAATGCCCATGATGTCGGCTGCCCCGCTGGCGGTGCCCGTTACCATCGTTTCACGAAAGGCCGTAAGTTGCCGCCAGCGCATTGCTATCCTGCCTATCGTCAAGCGTGTGAGTGGACCTAAGATAAGGTCATGGTGACCTGTATTTGTCCATATCTGGGCGCGCTTTGGCGTATGTTGCAATGGACATCTGGCGCGCCTGCTGTTTAATTCGCGCCACGATCGCGGGGGATGGGCGCAGAGGGCGCCAGCAGGCCGCCGCGTGATCCGATTTAACTGGGAGGTTTTTACATGGATCGTCGTTCCTTTATCCGAGCGGGTGCTATTGGCACAGCTGCGACTGCGCTGGCCGCGCCGGCCATCGCGCAGGGCAACATTACGTGGCGCATGGTCACAACCTGGCCCAAGAATTTCCCCGGCCTCGGTGTTGGCGCACAGCGCCTCGCCGACCGTATCACTGCCGCATCGGGCGGCCGCCTGACCGTGCAGGTCTATTCCGCCGGCGAGCTGGTTCCACCACTGCAGAGCCTTGACGCGGTCATCGACGGCACCGCCGAAATGAGCCATGGCGCGGCCTACTACTGGCAGAACAAGTCGCCCGCGCTGTCGTTTTTCACCGGCGTGCCCTACGGCATGACGACTGCCGAGCTGACGGCTTGGGTCCGCTTTCTTGGCGGTCAGGAAATCTGGGACGAAATCTATGATCAGTTCGGCGTCCAAGGCTTCCTGTCGGGCAACACCGGCAATCAGACCGGCGGCTGGTTCCGCGAAGAGCTGACGGGTCTGGATTCGATCAAGGGCCTTCGCTTCCGAACGCCCGGCCTTGGCGGGCGCGTGTGGGAGAAGATGGGCGCGACCGTCACCAACATGGCGGGCGGCGAAATTTTCCAAGCGCTACAGTCCGGCACGCTGGACGCGGCCGAATTCGTTGGCCCCTACAATGACCTCGCCCTCGGCTTTCACCAGGTCGCAAAGCACTATTACCTCTCCAGCTTTGTGGAGCCGGGCCTCGCCACTGAGATCGTCGTTGACAAGGCCAAGTATCAGGCCCTGCCAGAGGACCTTCAGGCCATCGTGCGCGACGTCAGCCAGGCGGAGTACGACATGGTTTCGGCCGATTTCGTTGCCAACGACCCGCGTGCACTAAAGACGCTGATTGAGGATCACGGCGTGCAAGTGCACCAGTTCCCCGACGACATCATGCAGGCCGGCGCTGTCGCTTCCAAAGAAGTGATCGAAGAGCTGAAGGCCAGCGACGATGCGCTGGTCCGCAAGACCACTGAAAGCTATCTGGACGCGCTTGCACTTGTCCGCTCGCGGACCGAGCAGATCGATATGCCGTACCAAGCGGCCCGTGCGAAGTACCTCGACTTCTGAGGGATTTCCCATGCGGAAATGAGAAAGGCCCGGCATCGCTGCCGGGCCTTTTTTTGTTGCGCTGCGAGCGCGTTAACCGGCGATTAGCCTTGGTAGCCACGTGACAATACCGGGAAAGATGAACAGGATCGCAATCGCCGTAATTTGCAGCATAACGAAGGGCAGTATGCCCTTGTAGATGGCCGAGGTCGGCAAATCCGGTGGCGCAACGCCGCGCAGGTAGAAAAGCGCAAATCCAAAGGGCGGCGTCAGGAATGAAGTTTGCAGATTCACGCCGACCAGCACGCCTAGCCAGACCGGATCAACGTCCATCGCCAGCAGGATAGGCGCGGTGATAGGTATCACGATAAAGATGATCTCGAACGTGTCTAGAATGAAGCCTAGAAAGAACATGATCGCCATCACCACGGCGACCGCAGCCAGCGTGCCGCCCGGCAAATTGCCAAGGAACTCGTGCACCAAATTGTCGCCGCCCATCAGACGGAACACGACCGAAAAGACCGACGCACCCAGAAGCACGACGAACACCATTGAGGTGATTGTGGCGGTTGCGATCACCGTCTCGCGCAGGATGGTGAAGGACAGCCGCCAGCGCAGCGCGGCCAGCACCATTGCACCGACGGCGCCCACCGATGCCGCCTCGGTTGGGGTGGCGACACCGCCCAAGATTGAGCCGAGAACCGCAAGGATCAGCAGCATGGGAGGGATCAGCGCCGAGAACACCTCGCGCAGAAGATTTCCGCGCTCGTCCTCGGGCACGGGCGTCGCTGGGCAGGATGCGGGATCTGTGATCGCTTTGAATATAGTGTAGGCAAGGTACAGCCCGACCAATAGGAAGCCCGGCAGCAGCGCACCTGCAAATAGATCGCCCACCGATACGGGCGTCGGCGCAAAATTCCCCTTGGCCATCTGGACCTGAGAATTGATGCCCGACAGCATGTCGCCCATAAAAATCAGGACTGTGGACGGCGGCACGATCTGGCCCAGCGTACCGGACGCGCAAAT
It encodes:
- a CDS encoding NADH:flavin oxidoreductase is translated as MKDTPSAATRDPLLQPLQIRGLTIRNRIMSTSHACGLQVGGYPQEAYQSYHAEKARGGIGLSMFGGSSNVAADSPNIFSQLNVGDDGIIPHLQKFSDRMHENGAALMCQITHLGRRADPYQDEWMPAIAPSALRETLHRAIPREMDRHDIDRVIAAYAAAAKRCEEGGLDGIETLTGGHILGQFLSPRTNLRTDAFGGSLENRMRFTLMVHEAMREATSDAFIIGIRWVVDEGPDGMLRPEESVRAAQMLQAAGGIDFFNAIYGSMDTMRALVMENMPGIGTPIAPWVENVGRFKREVGLPVFHAARISDLASARHAVAAGHLDMAGMTRAQIADPHLVAKLAAGQEDRIRPCVGAQHCQSQYRPKCLHNAVTGRETLLPHDVKLAGRRRRAVVVGAGPGGLEAARVLALRGHDVSVHEAAAQPGGQLVLAATGWRRDLSGIIDWRLAELERAGVNVHYNAYMEAADIEALNPDLVILATGGLPQTEFGAGADLVISAWDVIGGQAKPEGRVLVWDGTGRHPAPMAAKLAHDAGAEVAFTTIDAGLAQDLTYAETTRWRTEFSRAGLAAIPDLRLVSVARADNRLTATLLNELTHAEVQMNVDQVIVDMGTVPDNEMFAALRGASGNDGVTDVDALIARRPQPMGRGGYQLHRVGDAQASRNVHAAIYDAFRLCHIA
- a CDS encoding SDR family NAD(P)-dependent oxidoreductase, with amino-acid sequence MSRTALITGAGTGIGAAIAAVLAAAGNACTITGRADARPEGLDASIGYMQLDYHDPASLQRACTEAADTLRPDILINNAGINIKGTMVDTDAGTLAQMMTANLTSPYALTRACLPHMTSQGWGRIVSITSIWSVLGNPGNTAYCASKFGLDGMTAALAAEVAHHGVTVNAVAPGYIMTDALRAKYTPDRLREVAAHVPLGRPGRPDEIAAVVAFLAGENATYITGQNIRVDGGLTRTAQPFTRPD
- a CDS encoding oligopeptide/dipeptide ABC transporter ATP-binding protein, with the protein product MNAATLTAATDPFLRFDDVVVSFGAGTGLLSQLQGRSTVFNAVDHVDLAVSRGEILGVVGESGSGKTTICKAALGLHPVSSGAVTLDGAPLDLSSGAMQMVFQDPLSSLNPRHTVAQALAIPLRLHGLAGKKDMDSAIDALLVDVGLGAQFRGRFPHELSGGQLQRAAIARALATRPKVLFADEAVSKLDVSVRAQILNLLKRLRDTHDLTIVFVTHDLHVARFLCDRIAIMYFGKLLEVGPTKAVYADPRHPYTQELLGTLDKGRHAGASTRDIYNPLRDDTRACRYLGRCPHAMEVCAKVHPDARRTGPAHRTACYLYEDAP
- a CDS encoding ABC transporter ATP-binding protein, which codes for MSAPLLDVKNLNVSFRLGSGDLPVSSNVSFTLEHGKVLGLIGESGSGKTVTSKALLRLLPATGSLKADHILYKGRDIATLPAAEFDALRGGELAMIFQDPVGSFNPVKTIGWHFAAAGRRHPAGHSDIMQGAAEALRQVDIADPKTALRKYPHQLSGGMLQRCLIALVMFARPSLIVADEPTTNLDNLVERQIIDLFDKLRREVDASFIFITHDMTIAEQISDSIIVMYAGQIVEQGATEALMQRPRHPYTRGLVQTARELEGDVDTLTEIAGEVGTGQWPDNRCRFAPRCPLHEAACDHAIPLHHVPSHGEVRCIKADRAGVQS
- a CDS encoding ABC transporter permease: MKLKILMQNRAALAGSTITALFLLTIAIGPIISPWGSGAFDFTAVLKPPSWSHPFGTDSLGRDVLARVMEGARISLLISVSGVLAAMCIGITAGLFAGYLGGWFDAIVMRVVDLLFAFPAFVLALFLMVALGFGVTNVALAIMLVYLPIFARITRNTTEIVRGDAYVQAAKVMGQSTTRILFREILPNISAPILVQASIAVAFGIVIESGLSFIGLGVQPPTPSLGVIMADGQEYFRRAPWVLTMTGLTVTIALLALNLLGDGLRDLADPRLKARDA
- a CDS encoding ABC transporter permease, with amino-acid sequence MPSGLKYFLTRLGGALITMLVGTVVVFFVMKAAPGDPALVVLGDFATPETIARFNAERGLDAPLLVQYFDWLGGILRFDFGQSLSVSSGADIGELLAFRLPNTIFIGLYAMSIAVVLALILGTLAAVNRGNFIDTGATSLAVLGVSMPDFWFGYMLILGLSIGLGLFPSYGFIPASESIVGALHSGFLPALAIAAPMAAVFTRTLRTSLIENLDREHVTVAKSLGHSGRFRFVHHVFRNSVIPFIVVIGLQIRYLLGGVVIIERIFGVNGVGSLMVEAAFARDYFVVQACAVMFLAIVLGVNYVVDLICAALDPRRAR
- a CDS encoding ABC transporter substrate-binding protein; amino-acid sequence: MTKPSNISHKVSRRAILKSGAAATTLAMLPLWAGRAEAACGTLRAGITGYNVINTLDPAQTTLIPESYVVWGVFNCLLKFDESMNIVPDLAESYESVSPTILRFKLREGVKFHDGVEMTSADVKFTLDRLRDDATASPHQSKFAPISEIRTPDAYTVEIETAEPFAPMLSYLTNTRTGSQIVPMHLLKDGTPDDFATNPVGTGPFKLTEYQPGASLTLAKHTEYFEDGLPMVDIVEIPLIAEESAGVTALLGGSIDLTSTAPFADIPDLENDDRVQVLKAPGTNTRFISVNNAVAPFDDVHFRRAVSMAFDRQAMVDVVLFGEGRTANGVVPNSISWAATQDAPAETMMNPEEALKELALSKYGAGTEATVLTWGSGWWKRFAEVFVLQVNQVLGVNFTVEVSDSGTVYQRKQAGDFQASIWGWLGLIDPDEYAYEIYHTNGSRNYEKYSNPQVDALLEEARRILDLGPRGELYRQAEALAIKDCPVLPCFESNVHNLLAPKVQGFVQRPYSGFGAQLAEVKDC